One stretch of Streptomyces peucetius DNA includes these proteins:
- a CDS encoding ArsR/SmtB family transcription factor, protein MSNAEVLPLLEPEVVPCCPPLTERPLTAEEAERTAAMFKALGDPVRLRLFSAVASHEGGEACVCDISDVGVSQPTVSHHLKKLKDAGLLTSERRGTWVFYRVEPSVLAAMGRMLTTRT, encoded by the coding sequence ATGTCGAACGCCGAAGTGTTGCCGCTGCTGGAACCCGAGGTCGTTCCGTGCTGCCCGCCGCTGACCGAGCGCCCGCTGACCGCCGAGGAGGCCGAGCGCACGGCGGCCATGTTCAAGGCACTGGGGGACCCGGTGCGGCTGCGCCTGTTCTCCGCCGTCGCCTCGCACGAGGGCGGAGAGGCGTGCGTCTGCGACATCTCCGACGTCGGTGTCTCCCAGCCGACGGTCTCCCACCATCTGAAGAAGCTGAAGGACGCGGGACTCCTCACCTCGGAACGCCGCGGCACCTGGGTGTTCTACCGGGTCGAGCCGTCGGTGCTCGCCGCCATGGGACGGATGCTCACCACGCGGACGTGA
- a CDS encoding flavin-containing monooxygenase, whose protein sequence is MSAEHVDVAVVGGGQSGLAAAHAFIREGRRPVVLEASDEPVGSWPRYYDSLTLFSPARYSGLPGMPFDGDGDRYPHRDEVVEHLRRFAKRLDADIRTGQRVEAVRPSDDGAFSIRVEGGRPLTATTVIAATGGYGNPYRPGLPGLASFTGRLLHASEYRNPEPFKGQRVVVVGAGNSAVQIGAELAAHADVTLATRRPVKLTRRRPLGRDLHWWLTVTGLDTAPVGGFLRTPPAQPVIDDGRYRSALAAGAPDRRPLFTDVGDDRVTWADGTSERVDAILLATGYRPDLGYLNPLGVLDADGHPRHRDGVAADRPGLGFVGLEWQRSLSSASVRGVGRDAARVARLLSRPK, encoded by the coding sequence ATGAGTGCTGAGCACGTGGACGTGGCCGTCGTCGGAGGCGGCCAGTCCGGACTGGCGGCCGCGCACGCCTTCATACGCGAGGGACGCAGGCCGGTCGTACTGGAGGCGTCCGACGAGCCGGTCGGCTCGTGGCCGCGCTACTACGACAGCCTGACTCTGTTCTCGCCGGCCCGGTACAGCGGACTGCCCGGCATGCCGTTCGACGGCGACGGCGACCGCTACCCGCACCGCGACGAGGTCGTCGAGCACCTGCGCCGGTTCGCGAAGCGGCTGGATGCCGACATCCGCACGGGCCAGCGGGTCGAGGCGGTCCGCCCGAGCGACGACGGCGCGTTCTCGATCCGGGTGGAGGGCGGGCGCCCGCTCACGGCGACCACGGTGATCGCGGCCACGGGTGGCTACGGCAATCCGTACCGGCCCGGCCTTCCCGGGCTCGCCTCCTTCACCGGCCGCCTGCTGCACGCGAGTGAGTACCGGAATCCGGAGCCGTTCAAGGGACAGCGGGTCGTCGTCGTCGGCGCGGGCAACTCGGCCGTCCAGATAGGCGCCGAGCTGGCAGCGCACGCCGACGTCACACTGGCCACGCGGCGGCCGGTGAAGCTGACCCGCCGGCGTCCACTCGGGCGCGACCTGCACTGGTGGTTGACGGTGACGGGGCTCGACACCGCCCCCGTCGGAGGCTTTCTGCGGACGCCGCCGGCCCAGCCGGTGATCGACGACGGCCGCTACCGGTCGGCACTGGCGGCCGGGGCCCCCGACCGCAGGCCGCTGTTCACGGACGTCGGCGACGACCGCGTCACCTGGGCCGACGGGACGTCCGAACGCGTCGACGCCATCCTGCTGGCGACCGGATACCGCCCGGACCTCGGCTACCTGAACCCTCTGGGCGTGCTGGACGCGGACGGTCACCCCAGGCATCGCGACGGAGTGGCCGCAGACCGGCCGGGGCTCGGCTTCGTGGGCCTGGAATGGCAGCGCAGCCTCTCCTCGGCCTCCGTCCGCGGAGTCGGGCGCGATGCCGCGCGGGTGGCCCGCCTCCTGAGCCGCCCGAAGTGA
- a CDS encoding NAD(P)-binding domain-containing protein, with protein MNASATPEPPVVVIGAGPVGLAAAAHLIERGIEPLVLEAGPVAGHAVRSWSHVRLFSTWAELVDPAAEKLLAPTGWTAPDGGTYPTGGDWAERYLRPLAGVLGDKVRTDARVTGVSRLGRDRVVDADREQQRFTVHVTYGDGTESRLLARAVVDASGTWSTPAPIGGDGLPAIGERAAADHVSYRVPDLKDPDVRARYAGRRTAVIGSGASAFTALAYLADLAEEAPGTHAVWILRRGISGSTFGGGEADQLPARGALGLAAKAAVDNGRADAVTGFRTTAVEEAGEQLVLVAEDGRRLDPVDEVIALTGFRPDLTFLDELRLGLDERLQAPVALAPLIDPNQHSCGTVYPHGVNELSHPEKDVYLVGMKSYGRAPTFLAMTGYEQVRSIAAAIAGDREAAERVELTLPETGVCGGAGLFDTPDTQDTAQPADGGGCCSAPVTVQIGAPAASASGGGC; from the coding sequence GTGAACGCGTCCGCAACCCCAGAGCCGCCTGTCGTAGTGATCGGAGCCGGTCCCGTCGGGCTCGCCGCCGCGGCCCACCTGATCGAACGCGGGATCGAGCCGCTGGTCCTCGAGGCCGGCCCGGTCGCCGGCCACGCCGTCCGCTCGTGGTCGCACGTCCGCCTCTTCTCGACGTGGGCCGAACTCGTCGACCCGGCGGCCGAGAAGCTGCTCGCCCCGACCGGCTGGACCGCCCCCGACGGCGGCACCTACCCCACCGGCGGCGACTGGGCCGAGCGGTACCTCCGGCCACTGGCCGGCGTCCTCGGCGACAAGGTCCGCACCGACGCCCGCGTCACCGGCGTCTCCCGCCTCGGCCGTGACCGCGTCGTCGACGCGGACCGCGAGCAGCAGCGCTTCACCGTGCATGTGACGTACGGCGACGGAACCGAGTCACGCCTCCTGGCGCGGGCCGTCGTCGACGCGTCCGGCACCTGGTCCACGCCCGCCCCGATCGGCGGCGACGGCCTGCCGGCCATCGGCGAACGCGCGGCCGCCGACCACGTCTCCTACCGCGTCCCCGACCTCAAGGACCCTGACGTACGGGCCCGTTACGCGGGCAGGCGCACCGCGGTCATCGGCTCCGGCGCCTCCGCCTTCACCGCCCTCGCGTACCTCGCGGACCTGGCCGAGGAGGCCCCCGGCACCCACGCCGTGTGGATCCTGCGCCGGGGCATCAGCGGCTCCACCTTCGGCGGGGGCGAGGCCGACCAGCTCCCCGCCCGCGGCGCACTCGGCCTCGCGGCCAAGGCGGCCGTCGACAACGGCCGCGCCGACGCCGTCACCGGCTTCCGCACCACGGCCGTCGAGGAGGCGGGGGAGCAGCTGGTGCTCGTGGCCGAGGACGGCCGGCGGCTCGACCCCGTCGACGAGGTCATCGCCCTCACCGGCTTCCGCCCCGACCTCACCTTCCTCGACGAACTGCGCCTCGGCCTCGACGAGCGCCTGCAGGCCCCCGTCGCGCTCGCCCCGCTCATCGACCCCAACCAGCACTCCTGCGGCACCGTCTACCCCCATGGGGTCAACGAGCTCTCCCACCCGGAGAAGGACGTCTACCTGGTCGGCATGAAGTCCTACGGCCGCGCCCCGACCTTCCTCGCGATGACCGGCTACGAGCAGGTCCGCTCGATCGCGGCGGCGATCGCCGGGGATCGCGAGGCGGCCGAACGCGTCGAACTCACCCTCCCCGAGACCGGGGTCTGCGGCGGCGCCGGCCTCTTCGACACCCCGGACACGCAGGACACCGCCCAGCCGGCCGACGGCGGCGGCTGCTGCTCGGCCCCCGTCACCGTCCAGATCGGCGCGCCGGCAGCGTCCGCATCCGGCGGCGGCTGCTGA
- a CDS encoding helix-turn-helix domain-containing protein, translating into MTADTPLNGRLDDDDYPAYTMGRAAEMLGTTPGFLRAIGEARLITPLRSEGGHRRYSRYQLRIAARARELVDQGMPVEAACRIVILEDQLEEAQRINAEFRRAAAEGRDNSQ; encoded by the coding sequence ATGACAGCAGACACTCCGCTCAACGGTCGCCTGGACGACGACGACTACCCCGCGTACACCATGGGACGTGCCGCCGAGATGCTCGGCACCACCCCCGGATTCCTCCGCGCCATCGGTGAGGCCCGCCTCATCACCCCGCTCCGCTCCGAGGGCGGGCACCGGCGGTACTCCCGCTACCAGCTCCGGATCGCCGCCCGCGCCCGCGAGCTCGTCGATCAAGGGATGCCGGTCGAGGCCGCCTGCCGCATCGTCATCCTCGAGGACCAGCTCGAAGAAGCCCAGCGCATCAACGCGGAGTTCCGCCGCGCGGCAGCCGAAGGGCGCGACAACTCCCAGTGA
- a CDS encoding SCO5918 family protein: MRCVIARFPFDLTKSGVLASMKGVKPEPVTGDSVIIGRRHYPVMQVGEVITRQDRRDFTAGEVARAMARLGFTCRARPAATPARVLSPFEEASALLGTSAVV, translated from the coding sequence ATGCGCTGCGTCATCGCCCGTTTCCCGTTCGACCTGACCAAGAGCGGGGTGCTGGCCTCGATGAAGGGCGTCAAGCCCGAGCCCGTCACGGGTGACTCCGTGATCATCGGCCGCCGCCACTACCCCGTGATGCAGGTGGGGGAAGTCATCACCCGGCAGGACCGTCGTGACTTCACCGCCGGCGAAGTCGCCAGGGCCATGGCACGCCTGGGCTTCACGTGCCGTGCCCGGCCCGCGGCGACGCCCGCGCGCGTCCTGTCTCCGTTCGAGGAAGCGTCGGCCCTGCTCGGCACGTCCGCAGTCGTCTGA
- a CDS encoding DEAD/DEAH box helicase, with protein MNRTRTNSRFTRSSTGTRTRAAGSYSGKGGRSGGHGRRPAAPQGEFALPVTITPALPAVEAFADLDMPRPLLAALAAEGVTVPFPIQAATLPNSLAVRDVLGRGRTGSGKTLAFGLALLARTAGRRAEPRQPLALVLVPTRELAQQVTDALTPYARSVRLRLTTVVGGMSIGKQAGALRGGAEVVVATPGRLKDLIERGDCRLDQVDITVLDEADQMADMGFMPQVTALLDQVRTGGQRMLFSATLDRNVDLLVRRYLTDPVVHSVDPSAGAVTTMEHHVLHVHGADKHRATTEIAAREGRVIMFLDTKHAVDKLTGHLLNNGVRAAALHGGKSQPQRNRTLAQFKTGDVTVLVATNVAARGIHIDNLDLVVNVDPPSDHKDYIHRGGRTARAGESGRVVTLVTPDQRRDMTRLMSDAGIRPHTTQVRAGETELSRITGARTPSGVPVVIAAPAPERPKRSASASRGRRGRNSRTGRTGQAARRTAQQQPALGAAA; from the coding sequence ATGAACCGCACACGTACGAACAGCCGTTTCACCCGCAGCAGCACCGGCACGCGCACCCGCGCTGCCGGTTCCTACTCCGGAAAGGGCGGCCGTTCCGGCGGCCACGGGCGCCGTCCCGCCGCGCCACAGGGCGAGTTCGCCCTGCCGGTGACGATCACACCCGCGCTTCCCGCCGTCGAGGCGTTCGCCGATCTCGACATGCCGCGGCCGTTGCTGGCCGCGCTCGCCGCCGAAGGCGTGACCGTACCGTTCCCGATCCAGGCGGCGACGCTGCCGAACTCCCTCGCCGTACGTGACGTACTCGGCCGCGGGCGCACCGGATCGGGCAAGACGCTCGCCTTCGGACTGGCGCTGCTGGCCCGTACGGCAGGCCGGCGGGCCGAGCCGCGGCAGCCGCTGGCCCTGGTACTGGTGCCCACCCGGGAGCTGGCGCAGCAGGTCACCGACGCGCTCACTCCGTACGCCCGCTCCGTGCGGTTGCGGCTGACCACGGTTGTCGGCGGGATGTCGATCGGCAAGCAGGCCGGTGCGCTGCGGGGCGGGGCCGAGGTCGTCGTCGCGACGCCGGGCCGGCTGAAGGACCTCATCGAACGGGGCGACTGCCGCCTCGACCAGGTCGACATCACGGTCCTCGACGAGGCCGACCAGATGGCCGACATGGGCTTCATGCCGCAGGTCACGGCCCTGCTGGACCAGGTACGCACCGGCGGGCAGCGGATGCTGTTCTCGGCCACCCTGGACCGCAACGTCGACCTGCTGGTCCGCCGGTACCTGACCGACCCGGTGGTCCACTCCGTCGACCCGTCCGCGGGCGCGGTCACCACGATGGAGCACCACGTCCTCCATGTGCACGGTGCGGACAAGCACCGGGCCACGACCGAGATCGCCGCGCGCGAGGGCCGGGTGATCATGTTCCTGGACACCAAGCACGCCGTCGACAAGCTCACCGGCCATCTGCTGAACAACGGCGTACGGGCCGCCGCCCTGCACGGCGGAAAGTCGCAGCCGCAGCGCAACCGGACCCTCGCCCAGTTCAAGACGGGCGATGTGACCGTCCTGGTGGCGACGAACGTCGCGGCACGCGGCATCCACATCGACAACCTCGACCTCGTCGTCAACGTGGATCCGCCCAGTGACCACAAGGACTACATCCACCGAGGGGGCCGCACGGCGCGCGCCGGCGAGTCCGGCCGCGTCGTCACCCTGGTGACGCCCGACCAGCGCCGGGACATGACCCGTCTCATGTCCGATGCCGGGATCCGCCCGCACACCACGCAGGTCCGCGCCGGCGAGACCGAACTGAGCCGCATCACCGGCGCGCGGACCCCGTCGGGCGTCCCGGTCGTCATCGCGGCACCGGCGCCCGAGCGCCCCAAGCGCAGCGCCTCCGCCTCCCGCGGTCGCCGCGGCCGTAACTCCAGGACCGGTCGCACCGGCCAGGCGGCGCGACGCACGGCCCAGCAGCAGCCCGCCCTCGGCGCGGCGGCCTAG
- a CDS encoding cold-shock protein: MATGTVKWFNAEKGFGFIEQDGGGADVFAHYSNIAAQGFRELLEGQKVSFDIAQGQKGPTAENIVPA, translated from the coding sequence ATGGCTACTGGCACCGTGAAGTGGTTCAACGCGGAAAAGGGATTCGGCTTCATCGAGCAGGACGGTGGCGGCGCCGACGTGTTCGCCCACTACTCGAACATCGCCGCCCAGGGCTTCCGCGAGCTGCTCGAAGGCCAGAAGGTGAGCTTCGACATCGCGCAGGGCCAGAAGGGCCCGACGGCGGAGAACATCGTTCCCGCCTGA
- a CDS encoding ABC transporter substrate-binding protein, which yields MKARNKWLTIPLAAGLAAGLLSGCGNQEGGAGSDDSDSLVIGMSDEILATDPAAGYDPGSWLLFNNVFQSLLSFPKGSSTPKPEAAESCTFDEGGSTVYRCTLRDGLTFSNGNSLTSKDVKFSFERVRKIASDAGPMPLLSTIDRIETPDEETVVFRLKVPDATFPSKIASGAGSIVDHREYEADALRTDGKAIGSGPYKLDSYGEDEAVFSLNPSYRGTAEAQNSGITLKLFHSDQKALATALGEGRIDIAYRGLPADDISDLQGSASADAQGIEVVEGTSAEVQHLVFNLNDPVVGKLGVRKAIAYLIDRDALVRDVYQSTATPLYSIIPAGITGHNTAYFDLYGGTPQPQRAKEALRTAGIHDKVKLTLWSTPSRYGPATDQEFKAIAQQLNESGLFDATVKSVGFEQYEKDIAAGKYGVYVKGWVPDFPDPDNFTQPFFGEDNVLGNHYRNERITGSILPRTAAVADRAATEQQYGELQDLVAAELPILPLWQGKQYAVAYGDITGLEWTLDESTVFRFWEIKKI from the coding sequence GTGAAGGCACGTAACAAGTGGCTGACCATCCCACTCGCGGCGGGACTGGCGGCCGGCCTGTTGAGCGGCTGCGGCAACCAGGAGGGCGGTGCCGGTTCCGACGACAGCGACTCGCTGGTCATAGGAATGTCGGACGAGATCCTCGCCACTGATCCGGCGGCAGGCTACGACCCCGGCTCCTGGCTGCTGTTCAACAACGTCTTCCAGTCGCTGCTCAGCTTCCCCAAGGGCAGCTCCACCCCGAAGCCGGAGGCGGCCGAGAGCTGCACCTTCGACGAGGGTGGCAGCACGGTCTACCGCTGCACACTGCGCGACGGTCTGACCTTCAGCAACGGCAACAGTCTGACGTCGAAGGATGTGAAGTTCTCCTTCGAGCGCGTGCGGAAGATCGCCAGCGACGCGGGGCCGATGCCTCTGCTCTCCACCATCGACAGGATCGAGACGCCGGACGAGGAGACGGTCGTCTTCCGGCTCAAGGTCCCCGACGCCACCTTCCCGAGCAAGATCGCCTCGGGCGCCGGCTCCATCGTCGACCACCGCGAGTACGAGGCCGACGCGCTGCGCACCGACGGCAAAGCAATCGGCTCGGGGCCGTACAAGCTCGACTCGTACGGCGAGGACGAGGCGGTCTTCTCGCTCAACCCCAGCTACCGGGGCACCGCCGAGGCGCAGAACTCGGGCATCACCCTCAAGCTCTTCCACAGCGACCAGAAGGCGCTGGCAACGGCGCTCGGCGAGGGGCGGATCGACATCGCCTACCGAGGACTGCCCGCGGACGACATATCCGATCTGCAGGGCTCGGCGTCGGCCGACGCCCAGGGGATCGAGGTCGTCGAGGGCACCAGTGCGGAGGTGCAGCACCTGGTCTTCAACCTCAACGACCCGGTCGTCGGCAAGCTCGGCGTACGCAAGGCCATCGCGTATCTCATCGACCGCGACGCCCTGGTCCGGGACGTGTACCAGTCCACGGCGACCCCGCTGTACTCGATCATCCCGGCCGGCATCACCGGCCACAACACCGCCTATTTCGACCTGTACGGAGGCACTCCGCAGCCGCAGCGGGCGAAGGAGGCACTGCGCACCGCCGGCATCCACGACAAGGTGAAGCTCACTCTGTGGTCCACGCCGAGCCGCTACGGCCCCGCCACCGACCAGGAGTTCAAGGCGATCGCCCAGCAGCTCAACGAGAGCGGTCTGTTCGATGCGACCGTCAAGTCGGTCGGATTCGAGCAGTACGAGAAGGACATCGCGGCCGGGAAGTACGGCGTCTACGTGAAGGGCTGGGTCCCCGACTTCCCCGACCCCGACAACTTCACGCAGCCCTTCTTCGGCGAGGACAACGTCCTCGGCAACCACTACCGGAACGAGCGGATCACCGGCTCGATCCTCCCCCGGACCGCCGCCGTCGCCGACCGGGCCGCCACCGAGCAGCAGTACGGGGAACTGCAGGACCTGGTCGCGGCGGAACTGCCGATCCTGCCGCTCTGGCAGGGCAAGCAGTACGCGGTGGCCTACGGCGACATCACGGGCCTGGAGTGGACCCTGGACGAGTCGACCGTCTTCCGCTTCTGGGAGATCAAGAAGATCTGA
- a CDS encoding MauE/DoxX family redox-associated membrane protein, producing the protein MDRMAAMALAAVFGVAAVAKLTDRGGLRRAITDFGVPTRVAPLLGWLVVACEAAVAVALAVPRWDRGGALAALGLLMVFSAAVALNVSRGRTPACHCFGGLNAAPVGWSTVARNGLLATLAGFVAADGHFAWFFAIAAVIASGAWAVSAGRAWTGVTAALVGLRTERSQKVRPGMPAPDFSLRDEAGRTWTPEHLLAAGRPLLLIFSDRACGACTALLPQVTQWQARHSDDLTIAVVNGGGASEAPLAAGDFGPGPSRQLADPDRRVLAAYGVTATPSAVLIDAEGIVVAAPALGATGIGDLLAKALKPRGRSTIARRAVLFASATLVPAFASACAATRNVTGAAPSGGSASPTASRRPKEVKEGDAWLCDQRYALCTSAACEPSSTDPGIVICRCEVQDGYSVGLTSCAERAPVGDRVFSTFSVQNTSSSTHTMTCPDRGQWGNCLDVVCQIDPQNPQRALCQCKSVESENYLTFGGNCDTRTCTTMIWSAATQQLPGVAEYQSAMKRIGLPVTLPESCPSGAPRA; encoded by the coding sequence ATGGACCGGATGGCAGCGATGGCGCTGGCCGCCGTCTTCGGAGTTGCCGCGGTCGCCAAGCTGACCGATCGCGGCGGGCTGCGTAGGGCGATCACCGACTTCGGTGTGCCGACCCGGGTTGCGCCGCTTCTGGGATGGCTGGTTGTGGCGTGCGAGGCGGCCGTCGCCGTGGCCTTGGCCGTACCCCGGTGGGATCGCGGAGGTGCCCTGGCGGCCCTAGGACTGCTGATGGTCTTCAGCGCCGCCGTCGCTCTGAACGTCTCACGCGGGCGGACTCCCGCCTGCCACTGTTTCGGCGGGCTGAACGCTGCCCCGGTCGGGTGGTCGACCGTAGCCCGCAACGGTCTCCTCGCAACCCTCGCGGGATTCGTCGCCGCGGACGGTCACTTCGCCTGGTTCTTCGCGATCGCGGCGGTCATCGCGTCAGGAGCCTGGGCTGTATCGGCTGGACGGGCGTGGACCGGTGTAACCGCCGCGCTGGTCGGCCTGCGGACGGAACGAAGCCAGAAGGTACGGCCAGGCATGCCCGCCCCCGACTTCTCGCTGCGGGACGAGGCGGGTCGGACATGGACGCCCGAGCACTTGCTCGCCGCGGGCCGGCCGCTCTTGCTCATCTTCAGCGACCGCGCATGCGGTGCCTGCACCGCACTGCTTCCCCAGGTGACCCAGTGGCAGGCCCGTCACAGCGATGACCTGACCATCGCCGTCGTGAACGGGGGCGGGGCCTCGGAGGCCCCGCTCGCCGCAGGCGACTTTGGGCCCGGCCCGAGTCGGCAACTGGCGGACCCCGACCGGCGAGTGCTCGCGGCCTACGGAGTCACGGCGACACCGAGCGCCGTACTGATCGACGCCGAGGGGATCGTCGTGGCCGCGCCCGCGCTCGGCGCGACCGGGATCGGCGATCTGCTCGCCAAGGCCCTGAAGCCGCGGGGCAGGTCGACCATCGCCCGGCGGGCCGTGCTTTTCGCCTCGGCCACGCTGGTTCCCGCCTTCGCTTCGGCGTGCGCGGCGACCCGCAACGTCACTGGTGCGGCCCCGTCCGGAGGCAGCGCCAGCCCCACCGCATCCAGGCGGCCGAAAGAGGTGAAGGAGGGCGACGCCTGGTTGTGCGACCAGCGCTACGCGCTGTGCACCTCGGCCGCCTGCGAGCCGTCGTCCACCGATCCGGGCATCGTCATCTGCCGCTGCGAGGTCCAGGACGGCTACTCCGTCGGCCTCACCTCGTGCGCCGAGCGCGCGCCGGTCGGCGACAGAGTGTTCTCCACGTTCTCGGTGCAGAACACCAGCAGCAGTACGCACACCATGACTTGTCCCGATCGAGGGCAATGGGGCAACTGTCTCGACGTGGTCTGCCAGATCGACCCGCAGAACCCCCAACGGGCCCTTTGCCAGTGCAAGTCGGTGGAGAGTGAGAACTACCTGACCTTCGGCGGCAACTGCGACACCCGCACCTGCACCACGATGATCTGGTCCGCCGCCACCCAGCAACTGCCGGGCGTGGCCGAGTACCAGAGCGCCATGAAGAGGATCGGCCTTCCGGTCACGCTCCCTGAGTCGTGCCCGAGCGGTGCGCCACGCGCGTAA